One genomic window of Candidatus Neomarinimicrobiota bacterium includes the following:
- the trpB gene encoding tryptophan synthase subunit beta, which yields MDFKTTLINKDGHFGAFGGRYVPEVLVPIMDDLRDAFFEAAEDENFVRELQKLHRNYTGRPTPLYHCENLSVKLGGAQIFMKNEGLLHTGAHKINHCLGQALIAKRMGKKRVIAETGAGQHGLATATVCAKFGLDCTVYMGAKDYARQRPNVFWMEQLGATVIPVIDGDQTLRDAINAALRDLIANPEDTHYLLGTVCGPNPYPAMNTYFQKIIGEEVRTQIKEQTGGSPDYLIACVGGGSNALGLFYDYLDDKNVTMIGVEAGGKGIEGQEHAARFQGGSIGVAEGFKSYFLQNSDGQLSSTHSISAGLDYAGVGPQIAYLQETKRVIFSYATDRDVISAYQRLAQTEGVFAALESSHAVAEVIKLAPTLTQEQIIVFNCSGRGDKDLFIVTKELGDSGFQSFLSDELADMKKGSGTS from the coding sequence ATGGATTTCAAAACGACACTCATTAACAAAGATGGACATTTTGGTGCTTTTGGCGGACGCTATGTTCCAGAAGTTCTTGTCCCCATCATGGATGATCTCCGCGATGCCTTCTTTGAGGCTGCTGAAGATGAAAATTTTGTCAGGGAGCTTCAGAAGTTGCACAGGAACTACACAGGCCGACCAACCCCTTTATACCACTGCGAGAACCTCTCCGTAAAGCTGGGCGGTGCTCAGATTTTCATGAAGAATGAGGGTCTGTTACATACAGGTGCTCATAAAATAAATCATTGTCTGGGACAGGCTCTCATTGCCAAACGCATGGGTAAAAAACGAGTCATTGCTGAGACAGGAGCAGGGCAACATGGTCTGGCGACAGCTACTGTATGTGCAAAATTTGGTCTTGATTGCACCGTTTACATGGGCGCAAAAGACTATGCGCGGCAACGTCCAAATGTCTTCTGGATGGAGCAGCTGGGAGCTACTGTCATTCCAGTTATCGACGGCGATCAAACCTTGAGAGACGCCATCAATGCCGCCCTGCGGGATTTGATAGCCAACCCGGAAGACACCCACTACCTGCTGGGGACAGTCTGCGGTCCCAATCCATATCCCGCCATGAATACCTACTTTCAGAAAATCATTGGCGAAGAGGTCCGGACTCAAATTAAGGAACAAACAGGAGGGTCACCGGACTACCTGATTGCCTGCGTCGGCGGCGGAAGCAATGCCCTTGGTTTGTTCTACGATTATTTGGATGATAAAAACGTCACCATGATTGGAGTGGAAGCCGGGGGGAAGGGTATTGAAGGTCAGGAACATGCTGCCCGTTTTCAGGGAGGCTCTATAGGTGTCGCCGAGGGCTTCAAATCATATTTTCTACAAAATAGCGATGGCCAGCTCTCCAGTACCCACAGCATTTCTGCTGGATTGGACTATGCTGGCGTGGGTCCACAAATCGCTTATCTCCAGGAAACCAAGCGGGTGATATTTTCTTATGCAACGGACAGAGATGTCATATCAGCCTATCAACGCTTAGCTCAAACAGAAGGTGTTTTTGCTGCCCTGGAATCCAGCCATGCAGTGGCAGAAGTTATCAAGTTGGCCCCGACTCTGACCCAGGAGCAAATCATTGTGTTCAATTGCTCAGGCAGGGGAGACAAAGACTTGTTCATCGTGACCAAAGAGTTGGGAGATTCAGGCTTTCAATCCTTTTTATCTGATGAGCTTGCAGACATGAAAAAAGGCTCAGGGACATCATGA